The Streptomyces spororaveus genome includes a region encoding these proteins:
- a CDS encoding M28 family peptidase, with protein sequence MAAMALTASLAGALAGTASAAQPAQPSPSQKDTPAARAVAAADLAVDSGLDSLVNSSQEQYERRLVTPWVKDLYSVSYERSYRGLPVVGGDAVVLADGTGKVRALQSASSVRIDVSTRASVSAKDAEAASRAKLASVDKVESSRLVVRLKDDKPVLAWETVLSGRTRTAPSRLHVFVDARTGAFVDSHDEVVAGTGNSKWNGPGPVTIDTTASGSTYTLRDPNRTGLSCADYSTGTVFSKSSDSWGTGNPTSKETGCVDLMFAAQKQWDMLSQWLGRNGVSGNGRSFPAKVGLSDLNAYWDGSSVTIGRNSANEWIAGIDVVAHEYGHAIDSNTPGGTSGQESGLGEATGDIFGALTEAFANEPAPYDTPDYTVGEVINLQGRGPIRNMYNPAAVNNDPACYSSAIPGTEVHAAAGPLNHWFYLLAEGTSPGGGKPSSSTCNGTTLTGVGVQNAGKIFYGGMLLKTSSMSYKKYRTATLSSAKSLDPTCDLFNKTKGAWDGISVPAQSADPTCTPSGQNNDFSMSLSPSSGAVQQGASVTTTVGTAVTTGNAQSVALTASGLPAGVSASFNPATVQSGQSSVLTLTATANAAPGASTVVVKGQGASLSHTVDFSLNVGGTQPGNDPPDINVANVQAHLTQFNTIASQNGGHRRAGSAGYTQSLAYVKGKLQAAGYTVTEQNCTSCTYPSNNLIADWPGGPADQTVMFGAHLDSVSAGPGINDNGSGSATLLENALVLAEKNPTMTKHVRFAWWTDEEQGLNGSEYYVNQLSSAQRSAIKGYYNFDMVGSTNGGYFINNVNSTTAAPLKAYWTSLNLAPEENTEGQGRSDDYSFQQAGIPTSGYAAGASARKTSAQATKWGGTANSAYDSCYHSACDTTNNINATVLNRSADGVAYAVWKQAVGGETPAQDFSIGVSPSAGSAAPGGSVSATVGTTTVSGAAQTVALSVSGAPAGVTATLSPTSVQSGSSSALSVQVGASTAPGTYTLTITGSGTVSHTTTYTLTVTGGGSCTPRQLVVNGGFENGSSPWTSTAGVITNQSGQTPHGGSYKAWLAGYGSTHTDSAAQTLTIPSGCSTYRLGFFLHIDTDEDENVAYDRFTVSVAGQTLESLSNVNANSGYAEKSYDLSQFAGQSVTLKFTGTEDQSLQTSFVVDDVTLQVS encoded by the coding sequence GTGGCAGCGATGGCGCTGACCGCGAGCCTTGCCGGCGCTCTGGCCGGGACGGCATCGGCGGCGCAGCCGGCGCAGCCCTCCCCGTCCCAGAAGGACACACCGGCCGCACGTGCGGTCGCGGCCGCCGACCTGGCCGTCGACAGCGGCCTGGACTCCCTGGTCAACTCCTCCCAGGAACAGTACGAACGACGCCTCGTCACCCCCTGGGTGAAGGACCTCTACTCGGTGTCGTACGAGCGCAGTTACCGCGGTCTGCCGGTCGTCGGCGGCGACGCGGTCGTGCTCGCCGACGGTACCGGCAAGGTGCGTGCCCTGCAGTCCGCCTCCTCCGTACGCATCGACGTCTCCACCCGGGCGTCGGTCTCCGCGAAGGACGCCGAGGCCGCCTCCCGGGCGAAGCTGGCCTCGGTCGACAAGGTCGAGAGCAGCCGGCTCGTGGTCCGCCTCAAGGACGACAAGCCTGTGCTGGCGTGGGAGACCGTACTGAGCGGCCGGACCAGGACCGCGCCCAGCAGGCTGCACGTCTTCGTGGACGCACGGACCGGCGCCTTCGTCGACAGCCACGACGAGGTGGTCGCGGGCACCGGCAACAGCAAGTGGAACGGGCCGGGCCCGGTCACCATCGACACCACGGCCTCGGGCTCCACGTACACGCTGCGCGACCCGAACCGGACCGGCCTGAGCTGCGCCGACTACAGCACCGGTACGGTCTTCTCGAAGTCCTCCGACTCCTGGGGCACCGGTAACCCCACGAGCAAGGAGACCGGCTGCGTCGACCTGATGTTCGCGGCGCAGAAGCAGTGGGACATGCTCTCCCAGTGGCTGGGCCGCAACGGCGTCAGCGGCAACGGCCGCAGCTTCCCCGCCAAGGTGGGCCTGAGCGACCTGAACGCCTACTGGGACGGCAGCTCGGTCACCATCGGCCGCAACAGCGCCAACGAGTGGATCGCCGGCATCGACGTGGTGGCCCACGAGTACGGGCACGCCATCGACTCCAACACCCCGGGCGGTACCAGCGGCCAGGAGTCCGGGCTCGGCGAGGCCACCGGCGACATCTTCGGCGCGCTGACCGAAGCCTTCGCCAACGAGCCGGCCCCCTACGACACCCCGGACTACACGGTCGGCGAGGTCATCAACCTCCAGGGCCGGGGTCCGATCCGGAACATGTACAACCCCGCGGCCGTCAACAACGACCCGGCCTGCTACAGCTCGGCGATACCCGGCACCGAGGTGCACGCGGCGGCCGGTCCCCTGAACCACTGGTTCTACCTGCTGGCCGAGGGCACCAGTCCCGGCGGCGGCAAGCCCAGCAGCAGCACCTGCAACGGCACCACCCTGACCGGTGTGGGCGTGCAGAACGCCGGCAAGATCTTCTACGGCGGCATGCTGCTCAAGACCAGCAGCATGTCCTACAAGAAGTACCGGACGGCGACGCTGAGTTCGGCCAAGTCGCTGGACCCCACGTGTGACCTCTTCAACAAGACGAAGGGTGCCTGGGACGGGATCAGCGTGCCCGCCCAGAGCGCCGACCCGACCTGTACCCCGAGCGGCCAGAACAACGACTTCTCCATGTCGCTGAGCCCGTCCTCGGGCGCCGTGCAGCAGGGTGCCTCCGTCACCACCACGGTCGGCACCGCGGTCACCACGGGCAACGCCCAGTCGGTGGCGCTGACCGCGTCGGGCCTGCCGGCCGGTGTGAGCGCCTCCTTCAACCCGGCCACCGTGCAGTCCGGCCAGTCCTCGGTTCTGACCCTGACGGCCACCGCCAACGCGGCCCCCGGCGCGTCCACGGTCGTCGTCAAGGGCCAGGGCGCGAGCCTCTCCCACACGGTCGACTTCTCGCTCAACGTGGGCGGGACCCAGCCCGGCAACGACCCGCCGGACATCAACGTCGCCAACGTGCAGGCGCACCTGACCCAGTTCAACACCATCGCGAGCCAGAACGGCGGCCACCGCCGGGCCGGCAGCGCCGGCTACACCCAGTCGCTGGCGTACGTGAAGGGCAAGCTGCAGGCGGCCGGTTACACCGTGACCGAGCAGAACTGCACCTCCTGCACCTACCCGTCGAACAACCTGATCGCCGACTGGCCCGGCGGTCCCGCCGACCAGACCGTCATGTTCGGCGCGCACCTCGACAGCGTCTCGGCCGGCCCCGGCATCAACGACAACGGCTCGGGCTCCGCGACCCTGCTGGAGAACGCCCTCGTCCTCGCCGAGAAGAACCCGACGATGACCAAGCACGTCCGCTTCGCCTGGTGGACCGACGAGGAGCAGGGACTCAACGGCTCCGAGTACTACGTCAACCAGCTGAGCAGCGCCCAGCGCAGCGCCATCAAGGGCTACTACAACTTCGACATGGTCGGCTCCACCAACGGCGGCTACTTCATCAACAACGTCAACTCCACCACCGCCGCCCCGCTGAAGGCGTACTGGACCTCGCTGAACCTGGCACCCGAGGAGAACACCGAGGGACAGGGCCGCAGCGACGACTACTCCTTCCAGCAGGCCGGCATCCCCACCTCCGGCTACGCGGCCGGCGCCAGCGCCCGCAAGACCTCGGCGCAGGCCACGAAGTGGGGCGGCACGGCCAACTCCGCCTACGACTCCTGCTACCACAGCGCCTGCGACACCACGAACAACATCAACGCCACCGTGCTGAACCGCAGCGCCGACGGTGTCGCCTACGCCGTCTGGAAGCAGGCGGTCGGCGGTGAGACCCCCGCGCAGGACTTCTCCATCGGCGTCAGCCCGTCCGCGGGCAGCGCGGCCCCCGGCGGTTCCGTCTCCGCGACGGTGGGCACCACCACCGTGAGCGGCGCCGCCCAGACCGTGGCGCTCTCCGTCTCCGGCGCGCCGGCCGGGGTCACCGCGACGCTCAGCCCGACGTCCGTCCAGTCCGGCAGCTCCTCGGCGCTGTCCGTCCAGGTCGGCGCGAGCACCGCGCCCGGCACCTACACCCTGACGATCACCGGCTCCGGCACCGTCAGCCACACCACCACCTACACGCTCACCGTCACCGGTGGCGGCAGCTGCACACCGCGCCAGCTCGTGGTCAACGGCGGCTTCGAGAACGGCTCCAGCCCGTGGACCTCGACCGCGGGCGTCATCACCAACCAGTCCGGCCAGACCCCGCACGGCGGCAGCTACAAGGCATGGCTGGCCGGGTACGGGTCCACCCACACGGACAGCGCCGCCCAGACGCTGACGATTCCGTCGGGCTGCTCCACGTACCGGCTCGGCTTCTTCCTCCACATCGACACGGACGAGGACGAGAACGTCGCCTACGACCGGTTCACCGTCTCGGTGGCCGGCCAGACCCTGGAGTCCCTCTCCAACGTGAACGCTAACTCCGGCTACGCGGAGAAGTCCTACGACCTCTCGCAGTTCGCCGGCCAGAGCGTCACCCTGAAGTTCACCGGCACCGAGGACCAGTCCCTCCAGACCTCCTTCGTCGTGGACGACGTCACCCTCCAGGTGAGCTGA
- a CDS encoding response regulator, which translates to MSGDTQGRILLVAKETTLRGLLERLLVARGFSVVDGGTGADTVSLLGSDGPIDLVICERTGPGLDEVALFEEIRRHPDHGRVPILALPPADPECTARALEAGVSDCLAKPFHPTEFLARVERLARPATA; encoded by the coding sequence ATGAGCGGCGACACCCAGGGCAGGATCCTCCTGGTGGCGAAGGAGACCACCCTGCGGGGCCTGTTGGAGCGTCTCCTCGTGGCCCGGGGGTTCTCGGTCGTCGACGGCGGGACCGGGGCGGACACCGTCTCCCTGCTGGGCAGCGACGGCCCGATCGACCTGGTGATCTGCGAGCGCACCGGACCCGGCCTGGACGAGGTGGCGCTGTTCGAGGAGATCCGCCGGCACCCCGATCACGGCCGGGTGCCGATCCTGGCGCTGCCGCCCGCGGACCCGGAGTGCACGGCGCGCGCGCTGGAGGCCGGTGTGAGCGACTGTCTCGCGAAACCGTTCCATCCCACGGAGTTCCTGGCCCGCGTCGAGCGGCTGGCCCGGCCGGCCACCGCCTGA
- a CDS encoding DUF4360 domain-containing protein, which yields MSGGFLVSGAIGALLTATLPTHTTPSTIVDPPPDRIVIEVATVNGSGCPKDTAEVAVSQDNTAFTVTYSQYLAQVGGGAPPTAARKNCQLSLIVHVPQGFTYAIASADYRGYASLAPGAKATEKASYYFQGSPDTAARTHNFSGPQEDNWQATDVTDWAQMVWAPCGVQRNFNINTELRVTRGTSSPSSTSYMTMDSTDGSINTIYHLAWKECPGR from the coding sequence ATGTCCGGCGGATTCCTCGTGAGCGGCGCGATCGGCGCCCTGCTCACCGCCACCCTCCCCACGCACACCACCCCCTCCACCATCGTGGACCCGCCGCCCGACCGCATCGTGATCGAAGTCGCCACGGTCAACGGATCCGGGTGCCCCAAGGACACCGCGGAGGTCGCCGTGTCCCAGGACAACACCGCCTTCACCGTGACCTACAGCCAGTACCTCGCCCAGGTCGGCGGCGGCGCCCCGCCCACCGCGGCGCGCAAGAACTGCCAGCTCAGCCTGATCGTGCACGTGCCCCAGGGCTTCACGTACGCGATCGCCAGCGCCGACTACCGCGGCTACGCCTCGCTCGCGCCGGGTGCGAAGGCCACCGAGAAGGCCTCGTACTACTTCCAGGGCTCACCGGACACCGCCGCCCGCACCCACAACTTCAGCGGGCCGCAGGAGGACAACTGGCAGGCCACCGACGTGACCGACTGGGCCCAGATGGTCTGGGCGCCGTGCGGCGTGCAGCGGAACTTCAACATCAACACCGAGCTGCGCGTCACCAGAGGCACCTCGTCCCCCTCGTCGACCAGCTACATGACGATGGACTCCACCGACGGCAGCATCAACACCATCTATCACCTCGCCTGGAAGGAGTGCCCCGGCAGGTGA
- the cynR gene encoding transcriptional regulator CynR, with protein MALELRHLRYLIAVAEHGSFTRAAEELRISQPTLSQQVKQLERTVGVQLLDRTGRAVRLTDAGATYVHYARGALRDLAAAERAVLDLADLSRGHLRLALTPTFTAYLVGPLVAGLHTAHPGITLEIREMPQDRIEAGLLADEHELGLAFEGLHLPGIAATPLFTETLGLVTAADADPGPLPVRDLATRRLALLSGDFATREHVDAYLAAHGVRPHIAVEANSVHALTEIVRRTTLATVLPDAVTHDHPYLRPVPLDPALPSRTVTLLRRESAYESAAARAFTELTARLVRTRGYRPPPRGHARREAAGSGVDHLPGHSFQAR; from the coding sequence ATGGCTCTGGAACTGCGTCACCTGCGCTATCTGATCGCCGTCGCCGAACACGGCAGCTTCACCCGCGCCGCCGAAGAGCTGCGGATCTCCCAGCCCACCCTGTCCCAGCAGGTGAAGCAGCTCGAACGCACCGTCGGCGTCCAGCTGTTGGACCGGACCGGACGCGCCGTGCGGCTCACCGACGCCGGCGCGACGTACGTCCACTACGCGCGCGGCGCCCTACGGGACCTCGCCGCGGCCGAGCGTGCCGTACTGGACCTGGCCGACCTGTCCCGCGGCCACCTGCGCCTCGCGCTGACCCCCACCTTCACCGCGTACCTCGTCGGTCCGCTCGTCGCCGGGCTCCACACCGCCCACCCCGGCATCACCCTGGAGATCAGGGAAATGCCCCAGGACCGCATCGAAGCCGGTCTGCTCGCCGACGAGCACGAGCTCGGACTCGCCTTCGAGGGGCTCCACCTGCCCGGGATCGCGGCGACCCCGCTGTTCACGGAGACCCTCGGCCTGGTCACCGCCGCCGACGCGGACCCCGGACCACTGCCCGTACGCGACCTCGCCACGCGCCGACTGGCGCTGCTCAGCGGGGACTTCGCCACGCGCGAGCACGTCGACGCCTACCTCGCCGCGCATGGCGTGCGGCCGCACATCGCGGTCGAGGCGAACTCCGTGCACGCCCTCACCGAGATCGTCCGGCGCACCACGCTGGCCACCGTGCTGCCGGACGCCGTCACCCACGACCACCCGTACCTGCGCCCCGTACCGCTCGACCCGGCCCTTCCTTCCCGGACGGTCACCCTGCTGCGCCGGGAGAGCGCGTACGAGAGCGCCGCGGCGCGCGCCTTCACCGAGCTCACCGCCCGCCTGGTGCGCACCCGCGGCTACCGCCCCCCGCCGCGCGGGCACGCGCGGCGGGAGGCGGCCGGGAGCGGGGTGGATCACCTGCCGGGGCACTCCTTCCAGGCGAGGTGA
- a CDS encoding carbonic anhydrase: MQTDLADGVARFQREVFPAKADLFAHLAEVHRPATLFIGCSDARVVPELITQSEPGELFVVRTAGNLVPAHAPGADGVAASIEYAVAVLGVTAVVVCGHSACGAMTALAEGTDLSAAASVARWLGHADASVARTAGTAGPDRLSALIRENVRAQLANLATHPSVARALAAGTLTLHGWVYDIRSGRVTDTGPAPAV; the protein is encoded by the coding sequence ATGCAGACCGATCTCGCGGACGGCGTCGCGCGTTTCCAGCGCGAGGTGTTTCCGGCCAAGGCGGACCTCTTCGCCCACCTGGCCGAGGTGCACCGGCCGGCGACCCTGTTCATCGGATGCTCGGATGCCCGTGTGGTGCCGGAACTGATCACTCAGAGCGAGCCGGGCGAGTTGTTCGTCGTGCGCACGGCCGGAAATCTCGTACCCGCCCACGCCCCGGGCGCGGACGGGGTGGCGGCCAGCATCGAGTACGCGGTCGCCGTCCTCGGCGTCACCGCCGTCGTCGTGTGCGGGCACTCCGCCTGCGGGGCGATGACCGCGCTGGCCGAGGGCACCGACCTGAGCGCCGCCGCGTCCGTCGCGCGCTGGCTGGGGCACGCGGACGCCTCGGTGGCCCGTACGGCGGGCACCGCGGGCCCCGACCGCCTGTCCGCCCTGATCCGCGAGAACGTGCGCGCCCAGCTCGCGAACCTGGCCACCCACCCGTCGGTGGCCCGCGCGCTGGCCGCCGGGACCCTCACGCTGCACGGCTGGGTCTACGACATCCGCTCCGGCCGCGTCACGGACACGGGCCCCGCCCCGGCCGTCTGA
- the cynS gene encoding cyanase, whose amino-acid sequence MPHAQFDPTARQALAVTAVDAKTRKDLTWQQLADAAGLSVAFVTAALLGQHALPESAAKAVAELLGLDEDAVLLLQTIPTRGSIPGGIPTDPTIYRFHEMLQVYGTTLKALVHEQFGDGIISAINFKLDVRKVADPEGGERAVITLDGKYLPTRPF is encoded by the coding sequence ATGCCGCACGCCCAGTTCGACCCCACCGCCCGCCAGGCCCTGGCCGTCACCGCCGTCGACGCGAAGACCCGCAAGGACCTCACCTGGCAGCAGCTCGCCGACGCCGCCGGCCTGTCGGTCGCCTTCGTCACCGCCGCCCTGCTGGGCCAGCACGCCCTGCCCGAGTCCGCCGCGAAGGCGGTCGCCGAGCTGCTCGGTCTGGACGAGGACGCGGTGCTGCTCCTGCAGACGATCCCGACCCGCGGGTCGATTCCCGGCGGCATCCCGACCGATCCGACGATCTACCGCTTCCACGAGATGCTCCAGGTCTACGGGACCACCTTGAAGGCCCTGGTCCACGAGCAGTTCGGGGACGGCATCATCAGCGCGATCAACTTCAAGCTGGACGTGAGGAAGGTCGCCGACCCCGAGGGCGGCGAGCGCGCCGTCATCACCCTCGACGGCAAGTACCTCCCGACGCGCCCCTTCTGA
- a CDS encoding rodlin → MIKKFMATAAATASIVGAGAALAAPAMAIGNDNGINTVNGNNSQQIYGNQKTHGDLSPQLGVVQGTLNKPCIGLPVKVNAQSILALGNIGVQDINVLSNPQNQQCTENSTQAKGDEPLSHILDNIPVLSGNVSAGS, encoded by the coding sequence ATGATCAAGAAGTTCATGGCCACCGCCGCCGCCACCGCGTCGATCGTCGGCGCGGGTGCGGCCCTCGCCGCCCCGGCCATGGCCATCGGCAACGACAACGGGATCAACACCGTCAACGGCAACAACTCCCAGCAGATCTACGGCAACCAGAAGACCCACGGTGACCTGAGCCCGCAGCTCGGCGTTGTCCAGGGCACGCTGAACAAGCCCTGCATCGGTCTGCCCGTCAAGGTCAACGCCCAGTCGATCCTGGCTCTCGGCAACATCGGTGTCCAGGACATCAACGTCCTGTCCAACCCGCAGAACCAGCAGTGCACCGAGAACTCCACCCAGGCCAAGGGCGACGAGCCGCTCTCGCACATCCTGGACAACATCCCGGTCCTGTCGGGCAACGTCTCGGCCGGCAGCTGA
- a CDS encoding class I SAM-dependent methyltransferase: MTNESRARSFSSAAARYAAHRPAYPPALFDTLAEMAGFPLAGARVADVGAGTGIATALLEARGALVVGVEPGEGMAQEFRRRNPGTPLVRADGNRLPLASGCLDLLTYAQSWHWTDPAHAVPEALRVLRPGGALAVWQNDPDTGVGWIADQQHRIEERFGPGWYINERALSQEGLRFTDRRLAWSRRVPVGTHLAKLSTHSLFLIGEPGTDAFLEDERALLMDRFPDGWVEEHYVVELSVAVRGRETR; the protein is encoded by the coding sequence ATGACGAACGAATCCCGTGCTCGTTCCTTCAGCTCCGCGGCCGCACGCTACGCCGCCCACCGCCCCGCGTACCCGCCCGCGCTCTTCGACACGCTGGCGGAGATGGCCGGCTTTCCGCTGGCCGGGGCACGGGTCGCCGATGTCGGGGCGGGAACGGGAATCGCCACCGCCCTCCTGGAGGCCCGCGGGGCCCTGGTGGTCGGGGTGGAACCGGGCGAGGGCATGGCGCAGGAGTTCCGCCGCCGCAACCCCGGTACGCCGCTGGTCCGGGCGGACGGCAACCGGCTGCCGCTCGCGTCCGGCTGCCTGGACCTTCTGACGTACGCGCAGTCCTGGCACTGGACGGATCCGGCGCACGCCGTTCCGGAGGCCCTGCGCGTGCTGCGACCCGGCGGCGCCCTGGCCGTGTGGCAGAACGACCCGGACACCGGGGTCGGCTGGATCGCCGACCAGCAGCACCGGATCGAGGAGCGGTTCGGCCCGGGCTGGTACATCAACGAACGTGCCCTGTCGCAGGAGGGGCTGCGCTTCACCGACCGCCGGCTGGCATGGTCGCGCCGCGTTCCCGTCGGCACCCATCTGGCCAAGCTCTCCACCCACTCGCTGTTCCTGATCGGAGAGCCGGGCACGGATGCCTTCCTGGAGGACGAACGGGCCCTCCTCATGGACCGGTTCCCCGACGGATGGGTGGAGGAGCACTACGTCGTCGAGCTGAGCGTCGCGGTCCGGGGGCGTGAGACCCGGTAG
- a CDS encoding AMP-binding protein, which translates to MASMMPVSRSGAERQSPMVAARYVTSLVEALERYAERPALGVGPAVLSFQEVLDGASRLAGVLSGAGIGRGSGLACVTGSNRPEVLLVRIAAHLLGARLTLVLAGPALYALDFVLRDCRPDLVVHDVPVPESGAPRVGLEELLRRAARCEPGTVSVRACEDDVARVTYTGGTTGLPKGVASTFGAMAARNTVRPAGWAETVYLSVTSLAQRSGGRCLEQWRGGGRVEILEPFTPAEFAAACRRLRPVASYLTTSMVYRLLDDPATAHGVPGLEAVSYGDSPVHPERLREAVTRWGGRWRQGYGTNEAAVICRLSPADHDAAVGGRPELLASVGRPVAGVEVEVRDGRGTAVAAGRTGEVWMRSGAVMTGYWGRPGLTAGVLRDGWLRTGDLGHFGTDGYLYLDDRAHDVVMVHGDNVYCVPVEAALARHPAVAQAVVVGRHSDLTGEEVCAFLVPAAGYAPGAGLAAEACDLVEKDLAPAHRPTAVFWVRAVPLTARGKPDKRRLRERAAGAAGRQP; encoded by the coding sequence ATGGCGTCCATGATGCCGGTGTCCCGGAGCGGCGCGGAGAGGCAGTCCCCCATGGTGGCCGCGCGGTATGTCACGTCGCTGGTAGAGGCGTTGGAGCGGTACGCGGAGCGGCCCGCGCTCGGCGTCGGGCCGGCGGTGCTGAGTTTCCAGGAGGTGCTCGACGGGGCCTCCCGGCTGGCCGGGGTGCTCTCCGGGGCGGGGATCGGGCGCGGCTCGGGCCTGGCCTGCGTCACGGGTTCGAACCGGCCGGAGGTGCTGCTGGTACGCATCGCCGCGCACCTGCTGGGCGCCCGGCTGACCCTGGTGCTCGCCGGACCCGCCCTGTACGCGCTGGACTTCGTCCTGCGGGACTGCCGGCCGGACCTGGTCGTGCACGATGTGCCGGTGCCCGAGTCCGGTGCGCCCCGGGTCGGTCTGGAGGAACTGCTCCGGCGGGCCGCCCGGTGCGAGCCCGGCACGGTGTCGGTGCGGGCGTGCGAGGACGACGTGGCGCGGGTGACCTACACCGGCGGGACCACGGGGCTGCCCAAGGGGGTGGCTTCCACCTTCGGGGCGATGGCCGCGCGGAACACCGTACGGCCGGCCGGCTGGGCGGAGACGGTGTACCTGTCGGTGACGTCGCTGGCGCAGCGCTCCGGAGGGCGGTGCCTGGAGCAGTGGCGGGGCGGAGGCCGGGTGGAGATCCTCGAACCCTTCACACCCGCGGAGTTCGCGGCGGCCTGCCGGCGCCTGCGGCCGGTGGCCTCGTACCTGACGACCTCGATGGTGTACCGGCTCCTTGACGACCCGGCCACCGCCCATGGCGTACCGGGGCTGGAGGCGGTCTCCTACGGCGATTCGCCCGTCCACCCGGAGCGGCTGCGCGAGGCGGTGACCCGCTGGGGCGGCCGGTGGCGGCAGGGCTACGGCACGAACGAGGCGGCGGTGATCTGCCGGCTGTCCCCCGCCGACCACGATGCGGCGGTGGGCGGGCGGCCGGAGCTGCTGGCGTCGGTGGGGCGGCCCGTCGCCGGAGTGGAGGTGGAGGTGCGCGACGGGCGGGGCACGGCGGTCGCGGCCGGCCGTACGGGCGAGGTGTGGATGCGGTCGGGGGCGGTGATGACCGGATACTGGGGGCGGCCGGGGCTGACGGCCGGGGTACTGCGCGACGGATGGCTGCGGACCGGAGACCTCGGGCACTTCGGGACGGACGGCTACCTGTACCTGGACGACCGGGCCCACGACGTGGTGATGGTGCACGGGGACAACGTGTACTGCGTGCCCGTCGAGGCCGCGCTGGCCCGGCATCCGGCCGTCGCCCAGGCCGTGGTGGTGGGGCGGCACAGCGACCTCACCGGCGAGGAGGTGTGCGCCTTCCTGGTACCGGCGGCGGGGTACGCGCCCGGCGCCGGGCTCGCCGCCGAGGCCTGCGACCTGGTGGAGAAGGACCTGGCCCCGGCGCACCGGCCCACCGCGGTGTTCTGGGTACGGGCGGTCCCGCTGACCGCGCGGGGCAAGCCGGACAAGCGCCGGCTGCGGGAACGGGCGGCGGGGGCCGCGGGCCGGCAGCCGTAG
- a CDS encoding serine hydrolase domain-containing protein: MSDLRSLLQTHVGDGSLPGAVALVARGEDVEVAAVGSLDTAGTAPMARDSLFRIASVTKPVTAAATMMLVEDGLLALDLPVARWLPELAAPTVVRTPSAPLDDVVPADRPITVADLLTFRAGYGFPADFSLPAVAPLFGALKQGPPRPQEVAEPDAWTAALGRIPLLHQPGEAWLYNTCSDILGVLIARATGQPFQDVLAERVFEPLGMRDTAFAVPTEQLHRFTSYYRAAPDGGALELVDAPDGEWSTPPAFPSGAGGLVSTVDDLYAFGRMLIAGGSYGSGGRRLLSADSVRQMTTDHLTAPQRAAGTLFLEGQGWGFGGSVDVARLDPWNVPGRYGWIGGTGTAAHIVPATGTITLLLTQRELGGPAAPAVMREFWTYAAARP; the protein is encoded by the coding sequence ATGAGCGACCTGCGCAGTCTTCTGCAGACCCACGTCGGTGACGGATCACTGCCCGGGGCGGTGGCCCTGGTGGCCCGCGGCGAGGACGTCGAGGTCGCGGCCGTCGGCTCCCTCGACACGGCCGGCACCGCACCCATGGCCCGCGACTCCCTCTTCCGGATCGCCTCCGTCACCAAGCCCGTGACCGCCGCCGCCACCATGATGCTGGTCGAGGACGGACTGCTGGCCCTCGACCTCCCCGTGGCCCGCTGGCTGCCGGAGCTCGCGGCGCCGACGGTGGTCCGTACCCCGTCCGCACCGCTCGACGACGTGGTGCCCGCCGACCGTCCCATCACCGTCGCCGACCTCCTCACCTTCCGCGCCGGGTACGGCTTCCCCGCCGACTTCTCGCTGCCCGCCGTGGCCCCGCTGTTCGGCGCGCTGAAGCAGGGCCCGCCCAGGCCGCAGGAGGTGGCGGAGCCGGACGCGTGGACGGCGGCCCTGGGGCGGATCCCGCTCCTGCACCAGCCCGGCGAGGCGTGGCTCTACAACACCTGCTCCGACATCCTCGGGGTGCTCATCGCCCGGGCGACCGGACAGCCCTTCCAGGACGTGCTCGCCGAGCGCGTCTTCGAGCCGCTCGGCATGCGGGACACCGCGTTCGCCGTACCGACGGAGCAGCTCCACCGGTTCACCAGCTACTACCGGGCCGCCCCCGACGGCGGAGCACTGGAGCTCGTCGACGCGCCCGACGGCGAGTGGAGCACTCCGCCCGCCTTCCCGTCCGGCGCCGGAGGCCTGGTGTCCACCGTCGACGACCTGTACGCCTTCGGCCGGATGCTGATCGCCGGCGGCTCGTACGGGAGCGGCGGCCGGCGGCTGCTGTCGGCGGACTCGGTGCGGCAGATGACCACCGATCACCTCACCGCTCCCCAGCGCGCCGCGGGCACGCTGTTCCTCGAGGGTCAGGGCTGGGGCTTCGGCGGCTCGGTCGACGTGGCCCGCCTCGACCCGTGGAACGTACCGGGCCGGTACGGCTGGATCGGCGGCACCGGCACCGCCGCCCACATCGTCCCCGCCACCGGGACGATCACCCTGCTGCTGACCCAGCGAGAGCTGGGCGGGCCGGCCGCCCCCGCGGTGATGCGGGAGTTCTGGACCTACGCCGCCGCCCGTCCCTGA